Proteins encoded by one window of Bauldia sp.:
- a CDS encoding integration host factor subunit alpha: protein MAGKTVTRADLCEAVYQTVGLSRTESADLVELVLDEICGSIVRGEAVKLSSFGSFVVRKKGERVGRNPKTGEEVPISPRRVMVFKPSNVLKQKINETLVDGSGEGHDAAKANGSG, encoded by the coding sequence ATGGCTGGCAAGACGGTGACGCGCGCCGATCTGTGCGAGGCGGTCTACCAGACGGTAGGGCTGTCTCGGACGGAATCCGCCGATCTGGTCGAGCTGGTGCTCGATGAGATCTGCGGCTCCATCGTGCGCGGCGAGGCCGTGAAGCTCTCCTCCTTCGGCTCTTTCGTCGTCCGCAAAAAGGGCGAACGCGTCGGGCGCAACCCGAAAACCGGCGAAGAAGTGCCGATTTCTCCCCGCCGCGTCATGGTCTTCAAGCCGAGCAACGTGCTCAAGCAGAAGATCAACGAGACGCTGGTCGATGGCAGCGGCGAGGGTCACGACGCCGCCAAGGCGAACGGGAGCGGGTAG
- a CDS encoding glycosyltransferase family 4 protein, with protein MNQYAKHTESIARLPASSVIGPHGLVRAERPLRIVHCFRSPVGGLFRHVRDLVEAQRRAGHDVAIVCDSSTGGAFEERLFAEIAPTLSLGLHRFPMTREVSLADAAAAWRALGEIRALGPDVIHAHGAKGGAYARIIGTLLRATGTRVARIYTPHGGSLHYDPQSRQGKAYFAMERLLGHMTDAFVFVSQYEADAYIAKVGKPKAPVAIALNGLREEEFDVVTPDADARDFLFIGMMRSLKGPEDFIRALALIRERTGRAPTAWMVGDGDEKPWFRQLAKVLNLDKAIAFRDAMPARQAFALAHAVVAPSRAESMPYLILESIAAGMPTIATRVGGLPEIFGAESDRLVPAQNPAALADAMMRALDDPAGAPADAARLRAMIRPRFAVEAMAATVAGAYARVVTPR; from the coding sequence ATGAACCAGTACGCCAAGCACACCGAATCCATCGCCCGCCTCCCGGCATCGTCCGTGATCGGCCCGCACGGGTTGGTGCGCGCCGAACGCCCGCTGCGGATCGTGCACTGCTTCCGCTCACCGGTCGGCGGATTGTTCCGCCACGTCCGCGACCTCGTCGAGGCGCAGCGCAGGGCCGGCCACGACGTCGCCATAGTCTGCGACTCCTCCACCGGCGGCGCCTTCGAGGAGCGGCTGTTCGCCGAGATCGCTCCGACGCTGTCGCTGGGCCTCCACCGTTTTCCGATGACGCGCGAGGTTTCGCTCGCCGACGCAGCCGCTGCCTGGCGCGCGCTGGGCGAAATCCGCGCGCTAGGGCCGGACGTGATCCACGCCCACGGCGCCAAGGGCGGCGCCTACGCCCGCATCATCGGCACGCTGCTCCGCGCGACCGGCACGCGCGTCGCCCGCATCTACACGCCGCACGGCGGCAGCCTGCACTACGATCCGCAGAGCCGGCAGGGCAAAGCCTACTTCGCGATGGAACGCCTGCTCGGCCACATGACCGACGCGTTCGTCTTCGTCAGCCAGTACGAGGCCGATGCCTACATCGCCAAGGTCGGCAAGCCGAAGGCGCCGGTGGCGATCGCGCTGAACGGCCTCCGCGAGGAGGAGTTCGACGTCGTCACGCCCGATGCCGATGCCCGCGACTTCCTGTTCATCGGCATGATGCGCAGCCTCAAGGGGCCGGAAGATTTCATTCGCGCCCTGGCGCTGATCCGCGAACGCACCGGCCGCGCGCCGACGGCATGGATGGTCGGCGACGGCGACGAGAAGCCGTGGTTCCGCCAACTGGCCAAGGTGCTGAACCTCGACAAGGCCATCGCCTTCCGCGACGCCATGCCGGCGCGCCAGGCCTTCGCCCTCGCCCACGCAGTCGTGGCGCCCTCGCGGGCCGAGTCGATGCCGTACCTGATCCTGGAATCCATCGCCGCCGGAATGCCGACCATCGCCACGCGCGTCGGCGGCCTGCCGGAAATCTTCGGCGCCGAGTCCGATCGCCTGGTGCCGGCGCAGAATCCCGCCGCGCTCGCCGACGCGATGATGCGCGCGCTGGACGATCCGGCCGGAGCCCCCGCCGACGCGGCGCGCCTGCGCGCCATGATCCGTCCCCGCTTCGCCGTCGAAGCAATGGCCGCGACCGTGGCCGGCGCCTACGCGCGGGTGGTGACGCCACGTTAA
- a CDS encoding MerR family transcriptional regulator, translating into MASKGPQAFRTISEVAEELELPQHVLRFWETRFAQIRPMKRGGGRRYYRPDDIDLLRGICYLLYGEGYTIRGVQRILKEQGPRFVIGAGRGDMSEAFTPQPEDIGEDEEVEALALPEDEGDEAVAADGDAEADDHIEPTFDPREFRTAPPPSSGGRATAGLAPDEIRRLQSTLSDLLELKRLLDQARD; encoded by the coding sequence ATGGCGTCCAAGGGCCCGCAAGCCTTCCGCACGATAAGCGAGGTCGCCGAGGAGCTCGAGCTGCCGCAGCATGTGCTGCGCTTCTGGGAGACGCGTTTCGCCCAGATACGCCCGATGAAGCGCGGCGGCGGCCGGCGCTACTACCGCCCCGACGACATCGATCTGCTCCGCGGCATCTGCTACCTGCTCTACGGCGAGGGCTACACGATCCGCGGCGTCCAGCGCATCCTCAAGGAGCAGGGCCCGCGTTTCGTCATCGGCGCCGGCCGCGGCGACATGTCGGAAGCCTTCACGCCGCAGCCGGAAGACATCGGCGAGGACGAGGAAGTCGAGGCGCTGGCGCTGCCCGAGGATGAAGGCGACGAGGCTGTGGCCGCCGACGGCGACGCAGAGGCCGACGACCACATCGAACCGACGTTCGACCCGCGGGAATTCCGCACGGCACCGCCGCCGTCGAGCGGCGGGCGGGCAACGGCCGGGTTGGCACCGGACGAAATCCGGCGGTTGCAGTCGACGCTGTCGGATTTGCTGGAACTGAAGCGGCTGCTGGATCAGGCGAGAGACTGA
- a CDS encoding DUF2842 domain-containing protein: MALPKKPRRILGTALLLIFIPAYALLAVRIAVAHVPEDAILLQTIYFAIAGLVWIVPAGLIIRWMLRPEAEA; the protein is encoded by the coding sequence ATGGCGCTGCCGAAGAAACCGCGGAGAATATTGGGGACGGCGCTGTTGCTGATCTTCATTCCGGCATACGCGCTGCTGGCGGTCCGCATTGCGGTGGCGCACGTCCCCGAGGACGCGATCCTGCTGCAGACGATCTACTTCGCCATCGCCGGGCTGGTATGGATCGTGCCGGCCGGGCTCATCATCCGCTGGATGTTGCGGCCGGAGGCGGAAGCTTAG
- a CDS encoding GIY-YIG nuclease family protein: MSRRSAAGAKADFPDEIRLHAAKRRIPRPLLWGATLDLKRRFGEHNDRLSPHTKKFAPWRPVGYVAFSDHAKADAFEAYLKTASGRAFAKKHF; this comes from the coding sequence ATGTCACGCCGTAGCGCCGCAGGCGCGAAGGCGGACTTTCCTGATGAAATACGTCTACATGCTGCAAAGCGTCGAATTCCCCGGCCGCTATTATGGGGGGCAACACTCGATCTGAAGCGGCGGTTTGGCGAACATAACGACCGGCTCTCGCCGCACACCAAGAAGTTCGCTCCCTGGAGGCCGGTCGGCTACGTTGCGTTTTCCGATCATGCCAAGGCAGATGCCTTCGAGGCGTACCTCAAGACTGCTTCCGGCCGCGCGTTTGCAAAGAAGCATTTCTAG
- a CDS encoding undecaprenyl-phosphate glucose phosphotransferase yields MNETVTHTTDPGIHASAVTADSAVVATPVGAPRVAVLSAAARAAAATLARRSLSPVIFTGAARLLEFTVLLALGAVIYAVYVVPTDGFDSFYAVPLIGGSLAALFIIQAADGYTIAALRHGVLRLGRVWLAWTGVFAIFGAIAFLTKSGDAYSRVWIITWYFAGLAAIAVVRPSIAAFARRWTESGLLERRAIVVGGGAAAEELISALASEPDNDIRICGIFDDRKDDRSPSVVAGYPKLGTVAELVDFGRIAHVDLLIVALPLTAETRLLQMLKQLWVLPVDIRLSAHANKLRFRPRSYSFIGTLPFLDVFDKPITDWNSLLKRMFDIAVGSLALLLLSPIMLATAIAIRLESPGPVFFRQKRYGFNNEVIDVWKFRSMYHRFADPLAKKVVTKNDPRVTRVGRFIRRASIDELPQLFNVIRGELSLVGPRPHAVNAHTAERLFEQVVDGYFARHRVKPGVTGWAQINGWRGEIDTPEKIRRRTEYDLDYIENWSVMFDIKILALTPFRLFDKTGAY; encoded by the coding sequence ATGAACGAGACCGTGACTCACACCACAGACCCCGGCATCCACGCCAGCGCCGTCACCGCCGATAGCGCCGTCGTCGCCACGCCCGTCGGCGCGCCGCGCGTCGCCGTCCTTTCCGCCGCCGCCCGCGCCGCCGCCGCGACGCTCGCCCGCCGCTCGCTGTCGCCGGTCATCTTCACCGGCGCCGCGCGGCTGCTCGAGTTCACCGTGCTCCTGGCGCTCGGCGCCGTCATCTACGCCGTCTACGTCGTGCCGACCGACGGCTTCGACTCGTTCTACGCCGTGCCGCTGATCGGCGGTTCGCTTGCCGCGCTGTTCATCATCCAGGCCGCCGACGGCTACACCATCGCCGCGCTCCGCCATGGCGTGCTCCGCCTCGGCCGCGTCTGGCTCGCCTGGACCGGCGTGTTCGCCATCTTCGGCGCCATCGCCTTCCTCACCAAATCAGGCGACGCCTATTCGCGCGTGTGGATCATCACGTGGTACTTCGCCGGCCTGGCGGCCATCGCCGTGGTCCGCCCGTCGATCGCGGCCTTTGCCCGGCGCTGGACCGAGTCCGGCCTGCTCGAGCGGCGCGCCATCGTCGTCGGCGGCGGCGCCGCGGCCGAGGAGCTGATCAGCGCGCTGGCGAGCGAGCCCGACAACGATATCCGCATCTGCGGCATCTTCGACGACCGCAAGGACGACCGCTCGCCCTCCGTCGTCGCCGGCTACCCGAAGCTCGGCACGGTCGCCGAGCTGGTCGATTTCGGCCGCATCGCCCACGTCGATCTGCTCATCGTCGCGCTGCCGCTGACCGCCGAGACCCGCCTGCTGCAGATGCTGAAGCAGCTCTGGGTGCTGCCGGTCGACATCCGCCTGTCGGCGCACGCCAACAAGCTGCGCTTCCGCCCGCGCTCGTATTCCTTCATCGGCACGCTGCCGTTCCTCGACGTCTTCGACAAGCCGATCACCGACTGGAACTCGCTGCTGAAGCGGATGTTCGATATCGCCGTCGGGTCGCTGGCGCTGCTGCTGCTGTCGCCGATCATGCTGGCGACCGCCATCGCGATCCGCCTGGAAAGCCCGGGACCGGTGTTCTTCCGCCAGAAGCGCTACGGCTTCAACAACGAGGTCATCGACGTCTGGAAGTTCCGCTCGATGTACCACCGCTTCGCCGACCCGCTGGCGAAGAAGGTCGTGACCAAGAACGATCCGCGCGTCACCCGCGTCGGCCGCTTCATCCGCCGCGCCTCGATCGACGAGCTGCCGCAATTGTTCAACGTCATTCGCGGCGAGCTGTCGCTGGTCGGCCCGCGGCCCCACGCCGTCAACGCCCATACCGCGGAGCGCCTGTTCGAGCAGGTCGTCGACGGCTACTTCGCCCGCCATCGCGTCAAGCCCGGCGTCACCGGCTGGGCGCAGATCAACGGCTGGCGCGGCGAGATCGACACGCCGGAGAAAATCCGCCGGCGCACCGAGTACGACCTCGACTACATCGAGAACTGGTCGGTGATGTTCGACATCAAGATCCTGGCGCTGACGCCGTTCCGCCTGTTCGACAAGACGGGGGCGTATTGA
- a CDS encoding BrnA antitoxin family protein codes for MSKPPERRRPSDPMKAAEALFKPQAPKIPAPAAKPAAIPGVKESVTLRLDQDVLEFFREDGPGWQHRLNNALRKIVEDSRG; via the coding sequence ATGTCCAAGCCCCCCGAACGCCGCCGCCCGTCCGACCCGATGAAGGCCGCCGAGGCGCTATTCAAGCCGCAGGCGCCGAAGATTCCGGCGCCGGCGGCGAAGCCCGCCGCGATCCCCGGTGTGAAGGAGAGCGTGACGCTGCGCCTCGATCAGGACGTGCTGGAATTTTTCCGCGAGGACGGCCCGGGCTGGCAGCACCGCCTCAACAACGCGCTGCGCAAGATCGTCGAGGACAGCCGCGGTTAG
- a CDS encoding glycosyltransferase family 4 protein, whose translation MIAGSGRPNAPAPLRIIHMLQKPGGGVLRHVGDLVEAQHKAGNHVGILCDTIDGDGNEAEVFAHLEPMLALGLIREPMRHGITNARGFLALAERIGKLDLDILHGHGARGGAYARTIGTRLRASGSRVSRIYTPHGGRLHADPRSFRGRAALRWERWLARFTDAFIFVSEFERDAFLAKVAKTTRPVVVAYNGLKPDDFAPVIPAAAARDFAFIGALRDHKGPDLFIGALALIRHRSGKAPTAVIVGSGPDEQKYRTVVSELGLTDDVEFHTARPARDAMTLARTVVVPSRLESMPYIVLDAIAAGMPLVATRVGGIPEIFGADADRLVPPNDALALADAMAAVLAAPGAALAKAAALNIRIRSIFTVEAMAATVEGVYRAHAPH comes from the coding sequence ATGATAGCGGGAAGCGGCCGGCCCAATGCCCCGGCGCCGCTCCGCATCATTCACATGCTGCAGAAGCCCGGCGGCGGCGTTCTTCGCCACGTCGGCGATCTCGTCGAGGCGCAGCACAAGGCCGGCAACCACGTCGGCATTCTCTGCGACACGATCGACGGCGACGGCAACGAGGCGGAGGTTTTCGCCCATCTCGAGCCGATGCTGGCGCTCGGCCTCATCCGCGAGCCGATGCGCCACGGCATCACGAACGCCCGCGGATTCCTGGCTCTTGCCGAGCGCATCGGCAAACTCGATCTCGATATTCTGCACGGCCACGGCGCCCGCGGCGGCGCCTACGCGCGGACGATCGGCACACGCTTGCGGGCATCTGGTTCCCGCGTATCCCGCATCTACACCCCGCACGGCGGCCGGCTGCACGCCGACCCGCGCAGTTTCCGCGGCCGCGCCGCGCTGCGCTGGGAGCGCTGGCTGGCGCGCTTCACCGATGCGTTCATCTTCGTCAGCGAATTCGAGCGCGATGCGTTCCTGGCCAAGGTCGCCAAGACCACACGGCCAGTGGTCGTCGCCTACAACGGGCTGAAGCCGGACGACTTCGCGCCGGTCATCCCGGCGGCGGCGGCGCGCGACTTCGCTTTCATCGGAGCGCTCCGCGACCACAAGGGGCCGGATCTGTTCATCGGCGCCCTCGCCCTCATCCGCCACCGCAGCGGCAAGGCGCCGACGGCGGTGATCGTCGGGTCGGGTCCGGACGAGCAGAAGTACCGCACCGTCGTCTCCGAGCTCGGCCTCACCGACGACGTCGAGTTCCATACCGCGCGGCCAGCGCGCGACGCGATGACGCTGGCGCGCACCGTCGTCGTTCCCTCGCGGCTGGAATCGATGCCCTACATCGTGCTCGACGCGATCGCCGCGGGCATGCCGCTGGTCGCGACCCGCGTCGGCGGCATCCCCGAAATCTTCGGCGCCGACGCCGATCGCCTGGTGCCGCCGAACGATGCGCTGGCGCTCGCCGATGCGATGGCGGCGGTTCTGGCGGCTCCCGGCGCGGCGCTCGCCAAGGCCGCGGCGCTCAACATCCGCATCCGTTCGATCTTCACGGTCGAGGCGATGGCGGCGACGGTCGAGGGCGTCTACCGCGCCCACGCGCCGCATTAA
- a CDS encoding exopolysaccharide transport family protein, protein MENQPVPATDVEVDFKALLGALRQRLPYLIVFVVLVAIGTYTLLAQLAPVYKSETTLLIQSGETSLTAPTQSANDAASAIDQQAITSQVQLIRSRDLALAVVRKLDLIHKPEFDPKANPSLITKLLQKVGLSKPDSTAVSEDRVLDAYYQKLTVYAVDNSRVIGIDFESTDPKLAADVANAVAAEYLTLQQAAKHDTTADAAQWLSDQIVDLRGKVQAAEAKVETYRSMHDLFDTSSGGTGTATTTLPQQQLSDLNAELTRTRAARADAEAKASQIRQALQSNNVPNVSDVLNSQLIQNLIGQEVALRAQIAQLNATLLPAHPKMRELNAQLVGLDDQIAGEARKILDSLEGEAKLAAAREDEIQNGLVGLKQTAATAGDDGVELRALEREAAADRDLLESYLGRYREALAREQGNDLPADARIISRASVANDPDFPKKTPMTLAATFAALILAIAFLLLRELASGRPMRGVTFAEALPQVPDAKPVDGHSRWADDHSVRRMMPKEPTLVPEMIDRVEESLKQITHQVVETGAKRILVTLAEGSDSDGRPLGAVALARALARTDARVVLVDFRGDGADAASMGEGPDLPGFADLFDGDASFAQVIFRDRKSRVHFIPAGRKPLGRDLLDDERLETVLSALTLTYDYVLLDASDEMIGVVGPACGAAMVVSEFGASDPRTVNAFDRIGDVSDAEIMLLVVDPPSPHSGERADMASGEAA, encoded by the coding sequence ATGGAAAACCAGCCGGTCCCGGCGACGGACGTGGAGGTCGACTTCAAGGCATTGCTCGGGGCGCTTCGCCAGCGCCTGCCGTATCTCATTGTCTTCGTCGTGCTGGTCGCGATCGGCACCTACACGCTGCTGGCGCAGCTTGCGCCGGTCTACAAGTCCGAGACGACGCTGCTCATCCAGTCCGGCGAGACCAGCCTGACCGCGCCGACGCAAAGCGCGAACGATGCCGCGAGCGCCATCGACCAGCAGGCGATCACCAGCCAGGTGCAGTTGATCCGCTCGCGCGATTTGGCGCTGGCGGTGGTGCGCAAGCTCGACCTTATCCACAAGCCGGAGTTCGACCCGAAGGCGAACCCGTCGCTGATCACCAAGCTGCTGCAGAAGGTCGGCCTCTCGAAGCCGGACAGCACCGCGGTCTCGGAAGATCGCGTGCTCGACGCCTACTACCAGAAGCTGACGGTCTACGCCGTCGACAATTCGCGGGTCATCGGCATCGACTTTGAATCGACCGATCCGAAGCTCGCCGCCGACGTCGCCAACGCCGTCGCCGCCGAGTACCTGACGCTCCAGCAGGCGGCGAAGCACGACACGACCGCCGATGCGGCGCAGTGGCTGTCCGACCAGATCGTCGATCTCCGCGGCAAGGTGCAGGCGGCGGAAGCGAAGGTCGAGACGTATCGCTCGATGCACGATCTGTTCGACACGAGCAGCGGTGGGACTGGCACGGCGACCACGACGCTGCCGCAGCAGCAGCTCTCCGACCTCAACGCGGAACTCACCCGCACGCGCGCTGCCCGCGCCGACGCCGAGGCGAAGGCTTCGCAGATACGGCAGGCGCTGCAGTCGAACAACGTGCCGAACGTCAGCGACGTCCTCAACTCTCAGCTCATCCAGAACCTGATAGGCCAGGAAGTGGCGCTGCGGGCGCAGATCGCGCAGCTCAACGCGACGCTGCTGCCGGCGCACCCCAAGATGCGCGAGTTGAATGCGCAGCTTGTCGGCCTCGACGACCAGATCGCCGGCGAGGCGCGCAAGATTCTCGACTCGCTCGAAGGCGAGGCGAAGCTCGCGGCCGCGCGGGAAGACGAGATCCAGAACGGCCTCGTCGGCCTGAAGCAGACCGCCGCTACGGCCGGCGACGATGGCGTGGAACTGCGCGCGCTGGAGCGCGAGGCGGCCGCCGACCGCGACTTGCTCGAGTCGTATCTCGGCCGCTATCGCGAGGCGCTGGCGCGCGAGCAGGGCAACGACCTGCCGGCCGACGCGCGCATCATCTCGCGCGCCTCGGTCGCCAACGATCCCGACTTCCCGAAGAAGACGCCGATGACGCTCGCCGCGACCTTCGCGGCGCTGATCCTGGCGATCGCCTTCCTGCTCCTGCGCGAACTCGCCAGCGGCCGGCCGATGCGCGGCGTCACCTTCGCCGAGGCGCTGCCGCAGGTGCCGGACGCCAAGCCGGTCGACGGCCATTCGCGCTGGGCCGACGATCACAGCGTGCGCCGCATGATGCCGAAGGAGCCGACGCTGGTTCCCGAGATGATCGACCGCGTCGAGGAGTCGCTGAAGCAGATCACGCATCAGGTGGTCGAGACCGGCGCCAAACGCATCCTGGTCACGCTCGCCGAGGGCAGCGACAGCGACGGCCGACCGCTCGGTGCGGTGGCGCTCGCCCGCGCGCTGGCGCGTACCGATGCGCGCGTCGTGCTGGTCGATTTCCGCGGCGACGGCGCCGATGCCGCGTCGATGGGGGAGGGACCCGATCTCCCCGGCTTCGCCGATCTGTTCGACGGCGACGCGTCGTTCGCGCAGGTCATCTTCCGCGATCGCAAGTCGCGGGTGCATTTCATCCCCGCCGGCCGCAAGCCGCTCGGCCGCGATCTTCTCGATGACGAGCGGCTGGAGACGGTGCTCTCCGCGCTGACGCTGACCTACGACTACGTGCTGCTCGATGCCAGCGACGAGATGATCGGCGTCGTCGGTCCGGCCTGCGGCGCGGCGATGGTCGTCTCGGAATTCGGCGCCAGCGATCCGCGCACGGTCAATGCGTTCGACCGCATCGGCGACGTGTCGGACGCGGAGATCATGCTGCTGGTGGTCGATCCGCCGTCGCCGCATTCGGGCGAGCGGGCGGACATGGCCTCGGGCGAGGCGGCGTAG
- a CDS encoding acyltransferase has product MKRENRIETLDLLRLLAAFSVVAYHYTFRGAAADDMTWLSLPALTPVTKYCYLGVQLFFVISGFVIAYSAEGRTAKQFVVARAARIYPGFIACMTLTFVATIAIGAPRFTATGGQWLANLLIFSPALKQPFMDGAYWSIVYEIIFYGWVLVLIATGLFARRLPIVLAIWLALSLVNEMFLHSVPLRRLFLTDDSGFFAAGIALYLLFTGNRTFATFLLLAVATIVGAKEATIGAEWQRTHFGIPFSDAVIVAISFATVALVALSLIPRRLPLPAALVFALGGLTYPLYLLHQHLGFMIFNRLEGAAAPPAAIAAGTLLAILALSYLIFRFVERPGQRLLKATLPQILVWPPRLPSRSRATPTSTTRPAGAEAP; this is encoded by the coding sequence GTGAAGCGCGAAAACCGCATCGAGACGCTCGACCTGCTGCGCCTGCTCGCCGCCTTCTCGGTCGTCGCCTACCACTACACCTTCCGCGGCGCCGCCGCCGACGACATGACGTGGCTCTCGCTGCCCGCGCTGACGCCGGTCACCAAGTACTGCTACCTCGGCGTCCAGCTTTTCTTCGTCATCAGCGGCTTCGTCATCGCCTATTCGGCGGAAGGCCGCACGGCAAAACAGTTCGTCGTCGCCCGCGCCGCCCGCATCTACCCGGGCTTCATCGCCTGCATGACGCTGACGTTCGTCGCGACCATCGCCATCGGCGCACCGCGCTTCACCGCGACCGGCGGGCAGTGGCTGGCGAATCTTTTGATCTTCTCGCCGGCGCTCAAGCAACCGTTCATGGACGGCGCCTACTGGTCGATCGTCTACGAGATCATCTTCTACGGCTGGGTGCTGGTCCTGATCGCGACCGGCCTCTTCGCCCGCCGGCTGCCCATCGTGCTGGCGATCTGGCTCGCCCTGTCGCTGGTCAACGAGATGTTCCTGCACTCGGTGCCGCTGCGCCGTCTCTTCCTCACCGACGACAGCGGCTTCTTCGCCGCCGGCATCGCGCTCTACCTTCTCTTCACCGGCAACCGCACGTTCGCCACGTTCCTGCTGCTCGCCGTCGCGACGATCGTCGGCGCCAAGGAAGCCACGATCGGCGCCGAATGGCAGCGCACGCACTTCGGCATCCCGTTCTCCGACGCCGTCATCGTCGCGATCAGCTTCGCGACCGTCGCGCTGGTGGCGCTAAGCCTCATCCCGCGCCGCCTGCCGCTTCCCGCCGCGCTGGTCTTCGCGCTGGGCGGCCTCACCTACCCGCTCTACCTCCTGCACCAGCACCTGGGCTTCATGATATTCAACCGGTTAGAGGGCGCCGCTGCGCCTCCCGCCGCGATCGCCGCCGGCACGCTGCTCGCCATCCTCGCGCTGTCGTACCTGATCTTCCGGTTCGTCGAACGGCCGGGCCAACGCCTGCTGAAAGCGACGCTGCCCCAGATTCTCGTCTGGCCGCCACGGCTGCCGTCGCGATCGCGGGCAACGCCGACATCCACGACACGGCCCGCCGGCGCCGAGGCGCCCTGA
- a CDS encoding COX15/CtaA family protein, whose amino-acid sequence MTTLAAEGPIVAMRDPARDRRLVRAWLHLVALMIIGIVVVGGATRLTHAGLSITEWQPVHGVIPPLSDADWQDEFSKYQQIPEFQLNPGMTLADFKGIFWWEWGHRLLARLIGVVVLLPLVLLWATGRIERALKPRLVAILLLIGLQGAVGWWMVASGLELRTDVSQYRLTTHLTLACFILAYVLWTARSLAPSYTPAATPTRAAAVLIVALAFVQIFLGGLVAGLDAGLTFNTWPLMDGALVPSGLFLQEPWWRNIFENVATVQFDHRLGGYVLFAVSLLYALFASRTPQAPGSQRLAFLVLLQASLGVATLLTMVALPLALLHQLGAVIVLSYAVTHLRAMLPPLPVRIALAPSA is encoded by the coding sequence ATGACCACGCTCGCCGCCGAAGGGCCGATTGTCGCGATGCGCGATCCGGCGCGCGACCGCCGGCTGGTGCGCGCCTGGCTCCATCTCGTCGCGCTCATGATCATCGGCATCGTCGTGGTCGGTGGCGCGACGCGGCTCACCCACGCCGGCCTGTCGATAACGGAATGGCAGCCGGTGCACGGCGTCATCCCGCCGCTCAGCGACGCCGACTGGCAGGACGAATTCTCCAAGTATCAGCAGATCCCCGAGTTCCAGTTGAATCCGGGCATGACGCTCGCGGACTTCAAGGGCATCTTCTGGTGGGAGTGGGGCCATCGGCTGCTCGCCCGGCTCATCGGCGTCGTCGTTCTCCTGCCGCTCGTCCTGCTCTGGGCCACGGGGCGCATCGAGCGCGCGCTGAAGCCGCGGCTGGTCGCGATCCTTCTGCTCATCGGGCTGCAGGGCGCGGTCGGCTGGTGGATGGTCGCGTCCGGCCTCGAATTGCGCACAGACGTCAGCCAATACCGGCTGACGACGCACCTGACGCTCGCCTGCTTCATCCTCGCGTATGTGCTGTGGACGGCGCGCAGCCTGGCGCCTTCGTACACGCCGGCGGCGACGCCGACCCGCGCCGCGGCGGTGCTGATTGTCGCGCTCGCCTTCGTGCAGATTTTTCTCGGCGGTCTGGTCGCTGGGCTCGATGCCGGGCTGACGTTCAACACCTGGCCGCTGATGGACGGCGCGCTGGTGCCCTCGGGCCTGTTCCTGCAGGAGCCGTGGTGGCGGAATATTTTCGAGAATGTCGCGACGGTGCAGTTCGATCACCGGCTGGGCGGCTACGTGCTGTTCGCGGTGTCGCTGCTCTACGCGCTGTTCGCGAGCCGCACGCCGCAGGCGCCGGGCTCGCAGCGGCTCGCCTTCCTCGTGCTGCTGCAGGCCTCGCTCGGCGTCGCGACGCTGCTGACGATGGTGGCCCTTCCGCTGGCGTTGTTGCACCAGCTCGGCGCGGTGATCGTGCTCAGCTACGCCGTCACGCACCTCCGCGCCATGCTGCCGCCGCTGCCGGTGCGGATCGCGCTCGCGCCTAGCGCGTGA
- a CDS encoding polysaccharide biosynthesis/export family protein → MRLHALPLLLGLVLLTGCAGTPYVPDATHAELVAPYQLDAGDQLRVIVFGQDDLSNTYLVDQSGHIAMPLIGSVPARGLTTAAVEAEVTRRLAAQYLRHPDVSVEVGQYRPFFAMGEVGTPGQFAFLPGMTIQQAIAVAGGFTPRADKYTVEVTRSYGGRVESARLKLSDPIMPGDTIYVRERII, encoded by the coding sequence ATGCGCCTGCACGCCCTGCCCCTGCTTCTCGGCCTCGTGCTGCTCACCGGCTGTGCCGGCACGCCCTACGTTCCCGACGCTACGCATGCGGAACTCGTCGCGCCCTACCAGCTCGACGCCGGCGACCAGTTGCGCGTCATCGTGTTCGGCCAGGACGATCTCTCCAACACCTACCTCGTCGACCAGTCGGGCCATATCGCCATGCCGCTGATCGGCAGCGTGCCGGCGCGCGGGCTGACCACCGCCGCCGTCGAGGCCGAGGTCACGCGGCGCCTCGCCGCACAATATCTCCGCCACCCGGACGTCTCGGTCGAGGTCGGGCAGTATCGTCCGTTCTTCGCGATGGGCGAGGTCGGCACGCCCGGCCAGTTCGCCTTCCTCCCCGGCATGACCATCCAGCAGGCGATCGCGGTCGCCGGCGGCTTCACGCCGCGCGCCGATAAATACACCGTCGAGGTGACGCGCAGCTACGGCGGCCGCGTCGAATCGGCGCGTTTGAAACTTTCCGATCCGATCATGCCCGGCGATACGATCTACGTGCGCGAGCGCATCATCTGA